Proteins found in one Pontibacter sp. SGAir0037 genomic segment:
- a CDS encoding UTP--glucose-1-phosphate uridylyltransferase: MRVRKAVITAAARGERLYPVADTIQKAMLPIIDIDGLHKPVIQIIAEEAIASGIEELCIVCAPGDEQRYVEAFTSLRENLVKSFGNSSWANEEAAKLSDLITRIQFVEQEQPLGYGHAVYCARDFVNNEPFLLLLGDYLYVSNLVKKRCAAQLIELAIQENCSVSAVNPTVEHQIGRYGTVTGKHADSTGVYQIEKIIEKPSLSVAELELQTPGLRIGYYLCFFGMHVFTPELFSILEKHVADHDTNILLTPALQELADNAKYLALEVKGNRYDLSKKLGWLQAQIALGLAGEAHDETLTSMVELLAEANTRSKS; encoded by the coding sequence ATGAGAGTCAGAAAGGCAGTAATTACCGCAGCAGCACGCGGAGAAAGGCTATACCCGGTTGCAGATACGATACAAAAGGCAATGCTTCCTATTATTGATATAGACGGATTGCATAAGCCTGTTATCCAGATTATAGCAGAAGAGGCAATAGCCAGCGGAATAGAAGAACTATGCATTGTATGTGCGCCGGGTGATGAACAACGTTATGTTGAGGCGTTCACCTCTCTGCGCGAAAATCTGGTAAAATCGTTTGGTAACAGCAGTTGGGCCAATGAAGAAGCCGCAAAGCTTAGCGACCTAATTACCCGCATTCAGTTTGTGGAACAGGAGCAACCTTTAGGATACGGGCACGCTGTTTATTGTGCCCGTGATTTTGTAAACAACGAGCCTTTCCTGTTACTGCTTGGTGACTACCTGTATGTATCTAACCTTGTGAAAAAGCGCTGTGCGGCACAACTCATTGAGCTGGCCATACAGGAAAACTGTTCTGTTTCGGCGGTAAATCCCACAGTTGAGCACCAGATTGGCAGGTACGGGACCGTTACCGGGAAGCATGCAGACAGTACTGGTGTTTATCAGATTGAAAAAATAATAGAAAAGCCATCATTAAGTGTGGCCGAATTAGAATTGCAGACACCTGGCTTAAGAATAGGGTACTACCTCTGCTTTTTCGGAATGCATGTTTTTACACCGGAGCTGTTTTCTATTTTAGAAAAGCATGTGGCAGATCATGACACTAATATTTTGCTTACTCCAGCCTTACAGGAACTCGCCGACAACGCAAAATATCTTGCTTTAGAAGTTAAAGGAAATCGCTACGATTTAAGCAAAAAGCTAGGGTGGTTGCAGGCTCAAATTGCTTTAGGATTAGCTGGCGAGGCACATGATGAAACACTTACTTCGATGGTGGAGCTTCTGGCCGAAGCAAATACAAGATCAAAGTCCTGA
- a CDS encoding ammonium transporter, with amino-acid sequence MTKPLSPIPFIVLLLIVAATFFFPSVPAAAGSSEISAADTAWMLTATALVLIMTPGLAFFYGGMVSKKNVLSTMLQSFICMAIVAVIWAVFGFSLAFGDSVGGIFGNPLTFFMMKGVIESAPWPAAPTIPLLLFAMFQLKFAIITPALITGAFAERIRFISYVLFICLFFVFIYAPLAHATWHPDGLLLNLGVLDFAGGTVVHMSAGWAALASAIFLKRRHDTSSHTPAHISYVMLGTGLLWFGWFGFNAGSALGAGDLATIALATTTTASAAAALAWVFFDAAKGKKPSAMGTCIGAVVGLVAITPAAGFVTIPHSIAIGVIAAIISNLVVDWRSRTSLDDTLDVFPCHGVGGMVGMLLTGVFANQAINAANETSNGLIFGETRLFLVQLGAMIGVSVFAFCGSWLLLLLTNMISPLRVSKEEELEGLDLSQHDEAL; translated from the coding sequence ATGACCAAACCTTTATCTCCTATTCCTTTTATTGTACTTCTCCTGATTGTAGCCGCCACGTTTTTCTTTCCGTCTGTTCCGGCTGCAGCAGGCTCTTCCGAAATCAGTGCCGCAGACACCGCCTGGATGCTGACAGCCACCGCGCTGGTTCTTATCATGACACCAGGTTTAGCTTTCTTCTATGGTGGTATGGTTAGCAAGAAAAATGTGCTTTCTACTATGCTGCAAAGTTTTATATGCATGGCCATTGTAGCTGTTATCTGGGCGGTATTCGGGTTCAGCCTTGCTTTTGGCGATTCTGTTGGCGGTATATTTGGCAATCCCCTCACCTTTTTTATGATGAAGGGCGTGATAGAGAGCGCTCCATGGCCTGCGGCTCCAACTATTCCGCTACTACTGTTTGCAATGTTTCAGTTGAAGTTTGCCATTATAACACCAGCACTAATCACTGGTGCCTTTGCGGAACGCATCAGGTTTATCTCCTATGTGCTTTTCATCTGCCTTTTCTTTGTTTTCATCTATGCTCCCCTAGCGCATGCGACCTGGCATCCTGATGGCTTGCTCCTAAACCTGGGTGTACTTGATTTTGCCGGCGGCACTGTTGTACATATGTCTGCCGGGTGGGCAGCTCTTGCCTCGGCTATTTTCCTGAAAAGGCGACATGATACCTCCAGCCATACTCCGGCACATATTTCTTATGTAATGCTAGGCACAGGATTGCTATGGTTTGGCTGGTTTGGTTTTAATGCCGGTTCAGCCTTAGGTGCCGGCGATTTAGCTACCATTGCCCTGGCCACTACTACAACGGCTTCTGCGGCGGCGGCTCTGGCCTGGGTGTTCTTTGATGCTGCCAAAGGCAAAAAGCCTTCTGCCATGGGTACTTGTATTGGTGCTGTGGTAGGTTTGGTAGCCATAACCCCGGCGGCCGGTTTTGTAACTATACCTCATTCTATTGCCATTGGCGTTATTGCTGCCATTATCAGCAACCTTGTAGTGGACTGGCGCTCCCGAACTTCTCTTGATGATACTTTAGATGTATTCCCTTGCCATGGTGTGGGTGGTATGGTAGGCATGCTTTTAACAGGTGTTTTTGCCAATCAGGCCATTAATGCCGCTAACGAAACCAGCAACGGCCTTATTTTTGGAGAAACCAGGTTATTCCTGGTACAGTTGGGAGCAATGATCGGAGTTTCAGTATTCGCCTTCTGCGGCTCCTGGTTACTTCTCCTTCTCACAAACATGATTTCACCACTCAGGGTATCCAAAGAAGAAGAACTGGAAGGCCTGGACCTCAGCCAGCATGATGAGGCGTTGTAG
- a CDS encoding glutamate synthase subunit beta, giving the protein MGKADGFLIYDRELPKTRDPKERINDSNEIYTPFPEEKTKEQAARCMDCGVPFCHNGCPLGNLIPDFNDAVYEGEWERAAQILYSTNNFPEFTGRICPAPCESSCVLSINKPAVTIEHIEKSIAEKSFELGLVKPKPPKKRTGKRVAIVGSGPAGLAAAAQLNKAGHEVVVYEKDDKAGGLLRYGIPDFKLEKWTIDRRLAIMEQEGIRFKYNVEIGRDTTLKKLHKKYDAVLLCIGSSKPRSLTIPGNHLKGIHFAMDFLTLQNRKVAGEVIPAEDDIDTKDKHVIVIGGGDTGSDCVGTANRQGAKSITQLQYRLMPSGHRSHVNPWPEAPMILTTSSSHEEGCERSWGWLNKEFIADENGYVKGLKVVELEWKNQREYTEKPDSERILPCERAFIAIGYERPVHDAFQVNFDFEFDNRGNFKLQEWQTNVAGIFSAGDSFRGQSLVVWAISDGREAARAIDIYLMGSSELPSKDLSKLQLA; this is encoded by the coding sequence ATGGGAAAAGCAGACGGGTTCTTGATATATGATCGTGAACTACCAAAAACACGAGACCCTAAAGAAAGAATAAACGACTCAAACGAAATATATACACCATTTCCGGAAGAAAAAACCAAAGAGCAGGCAGCCCGCTGCATGGACTGCGGTGTGCCTTTTTGCCACAATGGCTGCCCGCTTGGTAACCTTATCCCGGATTTTAACGATGCTGTGTACGAGGGAGAATGGGAACGGGCAGCCCAAATCCTGTACAGCACCAACAATTTCCCTGAATTTACAGGCAGGATTTGCCCGGCACCATGCGAGTCGAGTTGCGTGCTTTCCATTAATAAACCAGCAGTAACGATTGAGCACATCGAGAAATCAATTGCTGAAAAATCTTTTGAACTAGGTCTGGTAAAGCCGAAACCTCCTAAAAAAAGAACTGGCAAAAGAGTGGCTATAGTAGGTTCCGGACCTGCAGGTCTGGCAGCAGCAGCTCAATTAAACAAAGCCGGCCATGAGGTGGTTGTGTATGAAAAAGACGACAAAGCGGGTGGATTGCTTCGCTACGGCATACCTGATTTCAAGCTTGAGAAATGGACCATTGATCGCCGCCTGGCCATTATGGAGCAGGAAGGAATCCGGTTTAAATACAATGTTGAAATTGGCAGGGACACAACCCTAAAGAAGCTGCATAAAAAGTACGATGCAGTGCTGTTGTGCATTGGCTCCAGCAAACCGAGATCCTTAACAATACCGGGCAATCACCTGAAGGGAATTCATTTCGCTATGGACTTCCTGACACTGCAAAACCGTAAAGTTGCTGGCGAGGTGATTCCCGCAGAAGATGATATTGACACCAAAGACAAGCATGTAATTGTGATTGGTGGCGGAGATACAGGTTCTGATTGTGTAGGTACAGCTAACCGCCAGGGTGCGAAGTCTATCACACAACTGCAGTACCGCCTGATGCCATCCGGCCACAGAAGCCATGTCAATCCCTGGCCCGAAGCTCCCATGATCCTGACCACATCCAGCTCTCATGAAGAAGGCTGCGAACGTAGCTGGGGGTGGCTAAACAAAGAATTCATAGCCGATGAAAACGGATATGTAAAAGGCCTGAAGGTAGTTGAACTGGAATGGAAAAACCAGCGCGAATATACCGAAAAGCCAGACAGCGAGCGTATTCTTCCCTGCGAGCGTGCCTTCATTGCCATTGGCTATGAGCGACCGGTGCACGATGCTTTCCAGGTAAATTTCGACTTTGAGTTCGACAACAGAGGCAACTTTAAACTACAGGAATGGCAAACCAATGTAGCAGGCATCTTCTCTGCAGGCGATTCTTTCAGAGGTCAGTCTTTAGTAGTTTGGGCCATCTCGGACGGACGTGAAGCCGCACGCGCCATAGATATTTACCTGATGGGAAGCTCTGAGTTACCTTCAAAAGACCTTTCAAAGCTACAGTTAGCTTAA
- a CDS encoding UTP--glucose-1-phosphate uridylyltransferase, whose amino-acid sequence MNIFIETITSTDTAKRNRSFYEMSRGLSSRELLKALKELEDFRKTTSSLYDKVRAILFLFAGYRFFLMESKDTPSVGKIPYAGFEDLLGRRFEQAIATFLLELDKHGPNAALFSGIAEAYHHLSFQILADQVRKSVRSSKGNQWMFRVGHQDEHPIRIHRKLLERQENTLFYPVLHEQTSVRMDLTHSGWSDIFFLGMDYPEGARVVNISIDLGVYGRDKDIKPPLNTYIRVIQEPVLRLTSIDLNTTKDVTSLDDLFNFGNDYLSLVKAGVIASGLIPPSFEGTNQSLAAILGRIVAPGMGIEVVTKVNDIPKGSRFAVSTNLLGSIISLLMRATGQTKNLEGGLEETERRLVASRAILGEWIGGSGGGWQDSGGVWPGIKAIQGTFAQPGDPEHGISRGTLLPKHRVLKGEEIHPDFEQKIMHSLVLMHGGMASNVGPILEMVTEKYLLRGEKEWAARQQTNQIYDNILAAIKGGDIKALGANTAKNFAEPIKTIIPWASTFFTEQIIAKAKKQFGENYYGFLMLGGMSGGGMGMFVNPDGYEESKSAVLEMLHQTKQELSASLPFAMEPVVYNWSINSKGTWGTLKAGNDALMPEQYYGIQVSELVRKEPASISYIRRAEIDFFTTHCQENNLAYPLLRTIISNLFKVSDPTSQSNQSAENEKADRIKKENGFDYIQHEEIREELQKGRIGLSRNRLSAETTIEDVQANDTVALEELAGHSKAGEEVIRAGGVAVMSLAAGVGSRWTKGAGVIKALNPFVEMKGMHRSFLEIHLAKTHRVAANYNAAVPHIVATSYLTHAPIREKLEQTGNYGYNGSVLLSEGRSIGQRYVPMERDLRFMWEEMPQETLDENKQKVRDAVRESMINWAKTKGEGSDYVDNIAAQRFSPLGHWYEVSNMLRNGTLSKLLKMQPSLQTIMLHNIDTLGADIDPAVLGYHLQSGNMLTFEVVPRRIEDTGGGLARINGRVRLLEGLAQPREEDELNLSYYNSNTTWIQIDPLLKLFGLTREELQSADEARLAKAVRSVAHRIPTYVTIKDVKYRWGHGQEDIYPVAQIEKLWSDMSALPDVKAGYVVVPRSRGQQMKDPAQLDSWVIDGSKDYVTSLGVFSD is encoded by the coding sequence ATGAATATTTTTATAGAAACAATCACCTCTACAGATACTGCAAAACGGAACCGCTCATTTTACGAAATGAGCCGCGGGCTGTCGAGCAGAGAACTACTGAAGGCTTTGAAAGAGCTGGAAGACTTCCGCAAAACAACAAGCAGCCTCTACGATAAAGTAAGAGCTATTCTGTTCTTGTTTGCTGGCTACAGGTTCTTTTTAATGGAATCTAAAGACACGCCAAGTGTAGGAAAAATTCCTTATGCGGGGTTCGAAGATTTATTAGGACGCCGTTTTGAGCAGGCAATTGCTACATTTTTACTGGAGCTTGATAAACATGGGCCCAATGCAGCCTTGTTTAGCGGTATAGCCGAGGCTTACCACCATTTATCTTTCCAGATACTGGCCGATCAGGTGCGAAAAAGCGTGCGCTCCAGCAAAGGCAATCAATGGATGTTCAGGGTGGGGCACCAGGATGAGCATCCTATTCGCATCCATCGTAAGCTGCTGGAGCGCCAGGAAAATACTCTTTTCTATCCGGTTTTACACGAGCAGACTTCTGTGCGGATGGACTTAACCCACAGCGGCTGGTCCGATATTTTCTTTTTAGGAATGGATTATCCGGAGGGAGCAAGAGTTGTAAATATTTCGATTGACCTGGGCGTTTACGGTCGTGATAAAGACATTAAGCCGCCTTTAAACACCTACATACGAGTTATTCAGGAGCCTGTGCTACGGCTCACCAGTATCGATCTGAACACTACCAAAGATGTTACCAGTCTAGATGATCTTTTCAACTTTGGGAATGATTACCTGAGCTTAGTAAAAGCAGGAGTTATAGCGTCTGGCCTTATTCCGCCTTCTTTTGAAGGTACCAATCAGTCCCTGGCTGCTATACTTGGTCGAATTGTGGCGCCTGGAATGGGAATAGAAGTGGTAACAAAGGTGAATGATATTCCGAAAGGCTCCAGGTTTGCTGTATCAACAAACCTGTTGGGTTCTATTATCAGCTTGCTGATGCGTGCAACAGGGCAGACTAAAAACCTAGAAGGAGGCTTAGAGGAAACTGAAAGGCGTTTAGTGGCTTCACGTGCCATTCTGGGCGAATGGATCGGTGGCTCTGGCGGAGGCTGGCAGGATTCAGGTGGTGTATGGCCAGGTATCAAGGCTATTCAGGGAACCTTTGCCCAACCAGGCGATCCGGAGCATGGAATCAGCCGTGGTACTTTGTTGCCAAAACACCGGGTGTTGAAAGGCGAGGAGATTCACCCGGATTTTGAGCAAAAGATTATGCATTCGCTTGTGCTGATGCATGGCGGTATGGCTTCCAACGTGGGGCCTATTCTGGAAATGGTAACTGAAAAGTACTTGCTCCGCGGAGAGAAAGAATGGGCGGCCAGGCAGCAGACCAATCAGATTTATGATAACATACTGGCGGCCATCAAAGGCGGTGATATAAAAGCGCTTGGAGCCAATACAGCAAAAAACTTTGCTGAACCTATCAAAACCATTATACCCTGGGCATCTACCTTTTTTACAGAACAGATTATTGCAAAAGCTAAAAAGCAGTTTGGCGAGAACTACTATGGTTTCCTGATGCTCGGAGGTATGTCCGGTGGAGGGATGGGGATGTTTGTAAATCCGGACGGCTACGAAGAGAGTAAAAGTGCTGTGCTGGAAATGCTTCATCAAACGAAGCAGGAACTTTCGGCTTCCCTGCCATTTGCTATGGAACCAGTAGTGTATAACTGGAGCATCAATTCTAAAGGTACCTGGGGAACGCTTAAAGCTGGTAATGATGCTTTAATGCCTGAGCAGTACTATGGCATTCAGGTATCGGAACTGGTAAGAAAGGAGCCTGCCTCTATTTCATACATTCGACGCGCTGAAATAGACTTCTTTACAACTCACTGCCAAGAAAATAACTTAGCTTACCCACTGCTCAGAACCATTATCAGCAACTTGTTTAAAGTATCTGATCCTACTTCACAAAGCAACCAGTCTGCAGAAAACGAAAAGGCAGATCGTATTAAAAAAGAAAATGGCTTTGACTATATTCAGCATGAAGAGATTCGCGAAGAGCTACAGAAGGGACGAATAGGGTTATCCAGAAACCGCTTATCTGCTGAAACAACCATTGAAGATGTGCAGGCCAATGATACAGTAGCATTAGAGGAACTGGCAGGACATTCTAAAGCTGGCGAGGAAGTTATAAGAGCAGGAGGGGTTGCCGTAATGAGTCTGGCCGCTGGCGTTGGCAGCCGCTGGACGAAAGGGGCTGGCGTTATTAAGGCGCTTAATCCTTTTGTAGAAATGAAGGGCATGCACAGGAGCTTTTTGGAAATTCATTTAGCAAAGACTCACCGTGTTGCTGCCAACTACAATGCTGCTGTTCCGCATATAGTGGCTACCAGTTACCTGACACATGCTCCTATCCGGGAGAAGCTGGAACAGACAGGCAACTATGGGTATAATGGTTCTGTACTGCTTTCGGAAGGAAGATCAATTGGGCAGCGTTACGTGCCGATGGAGCGTGACCTGCGGTTTATGTGGGAGGAAATGCCACAGGAAACGCTGGATGAGAATAAGCAGAAAGTGCGCGATGCTGTGCGGGAGAGTATGATTAACTGGGCTAAGACAAAAGGGGAGGGTTCTGATTATGTGGATAACATAGCCGCACAACGTTTCTCGCCTTTGGGCCACTGGTATGAAGTGTCGAACATGCTTCGAAATGGTACTTTATCCAAGCTATTAAAAATGCAGCCTTCTCTCCAGACAATCATGCTGCACAATATAGATACCTTAGGGGCCGATATTGATCCGGCTGTTTTAGGCTATCATTTGCAATCGGGTAACATGCTTACATTCGAAGTGGTGCCCCGCCGGATAGAAGATACAGGTGGAGGTCTGGCCAGAATTAACGGACGCGTTCGCTTATTAGAAGGCTTGGCTCAACCTCGCGAAGAAGATGAGCTGAATCTGAGTTATTATAACTCTAATACCACCTGGATCCAAATAGACCCGCTGCTAAAACTGTTTGGCCTTACACGGGAGGAACTACAAAGTGCAGATGAAGCACGTTTGGCGAAAGCCGTTAGGAGTGTAGCGCATCGGATACCTACTTATGTTACTATAAAGGATGTGAAGTACCGCTGGGGACACGGTCAGGAGGATATCTATCCGGTAGCCCAGATCGAAAAGTTGTGGAGTGATATGTCGGCTTTACCAGATGTAAAGGCAGGTTATGTGGTCGTGCCAAGGTCCAGAGGGCAGCAAATGAAAGACCCTGCTCAGCTGGATTCCTGGGTGATAGATGGCAGCAAGGACTACGTTACTTCTTTAGGCGTTTTTTCGGATTAA
- a CDS encoding DUF4249 domain-containing protein: MFNLLRIKAALLFFLFLVVGCEEPYLPKVLEMPNAYLVVSGFINTAGSTTINLSYTQNLYEEGVPPVESGARVSVELEDGGQIELYERSPGIYVNELNIGPGAKCRLKIVTSTGKQYQSEYVEAKQTPAIDRVSWRADSDALGIYVSTHDATNKSNYYSWTFDETWHYTSAFPTNLEYKDGKVTYNFYMEDIYNCWRSENSSNILIGTSTKLTSDVISDYLVTQVPSASAKLGIKYSILVKQRALSKEAFNYYEKLKRNTESIGTLFDPQPSQLTGNISCTSSPEEPVIGFITASTVEEKRLFVSRSEMPQHWRPAYQRCEYDTIMVDEVREQLEGGFKLPFGEYMVGMTVVGYMVSQKSCVDCRVYGTNVRPPFWE; the protein is encoded by the coding sequence ATGTTTAATTTGCTTAGAATAAAGGCAGCATTACTGTTCTTCCTGTTTCTAGTGGTTGGCTGCGAAGAACCTTACCTTCCTAAGGTATTGGAAATGCCCAACGCATACCTGGTGGTAAGTGGCTTTATAAACACGGCAGGCTCAACTACAATTAATTTATCCTATACACAGAACCTGTACGAAGAAGGAGTGCCACCAGTAGAATCTGGTGCACGGGTGTCGGTTGAGTTGGAAGATGGAGGCCAAATAGAGCTATATGAGCGAAGCCCGGGAATCTATGTTAATGAATTAAACATCGGGCCTGGCGCTAAATGCAGGCTAAAGATTGTAACTTCCACCGGGAAGCAGTACCAATCGGAGTATGTAGAGGCAAAACAGACTCCGGCCATTGATAGGGTAAGCTGGAGGGCAGATTCGGATGCGCTCGGGATTTATGTCAGTACACACGATGCGACCAATAAAAGCAACTATTATAGTTGGACCTTTGATGAAACCTGGCATTATACTTCTGCTTTTCCAACAAACCTGGAATACAAAGATGGAAAAGTAACTTATAACTTTTACATGGAAGATATTTACAACTGCTGGCGGTCAGAAAATTCTTCAAACATACTAATTGGAACTTCTACTAAACTCACCAGTGATGTTATCAGCGATTATTTGGTAACACAGGTTCCAAGTGCTTCTGCTAAGCTTGGCATTAAATACAGCATTCTTGTAAAGCAAAGGGCATTAAGTAAAGAGGCTTTTAATTATTACGAAAAGCTCAAGAGAAACACCGAAAGCATCGGGACTTTGTTTGATCCACAGCCTTCTCAGTTAACAGGGAATATAAGCTGCACAAGCAGTCCTGAAGAACCTGTGATCGGCTTTATAACTGCATCAACAGTGGAAGAAAAAAGGCTTTTTGTTAGCCGTAGTGAAATGCCGCAGCATTGGAGGCCTGCTTACCAGCGATGTGAGTATGATACTATTATGGTAGATGAGGTACGGGAGCAACTCGAGGGCGGGTTTAAACTTCCTTTTGGCGAATATATGGTAGGCATGACTGTAGTTGGCTACATGGTCTCTCAGAAATCGTGCGTGGACTGTCGGGTATACGGTACAAACGTAAGGCCTCCGTTTTGGGAATAG
- a CDS encoding TonB-dependent receptor: MKYFYRNVFIVLVYVLCSIQPCAGQGASEATISGTYQNTSFLNFVLKVESETPYRFYFDPADVDSIFVNLQIQSQPLPTVLTAIFKDTNLKFALSPQNQVFITAGTQIYAGLPEGFFDKKTQGGDAQLEVIAEQYQPPKSKKSAASEVKLYEIGTRKENSSGKASLAGHLRDASSGEPIIGAYIYIQSPVIGTVSDQYGYYALSLPVGQHELRIKAVGLKDTKRHIMLQSDGKLDIEIEEDVRLLKEVVIEAEKDRNVSGMQMGMERLDIRTIKQVPTAFGETDILRVVLTLPGVKSVGEGSTGMNVRGGSTDQNLILFNDATIYNPSHLFGFFSAFNPDVLKSVELYKSAIPAKYGGRLSSVLEVTSREGNKKKLSGGGGIGLLTSRLTLEGPIRKDKTSFLIGGRSTYSDWLLKQIPGYKESSASFYDINANISHEMNRNNTFYLTGYTSSDKFKFSADTLYKFTNYNASAKWKHIFGNKLYSVVTGSYSHYAYSVNSSSNPVNAFSLGFGLDQGGVQADFNYFHNSKHTVDFGASSTVYAIKPGTMQPNSPESLVAPDVLQIEKGVESAVYLSDRFDITPKLSVSLGLRYSIFNAVGAREVFSYAPGVPRTETSIQDTISYGAGENIATYHGPEYRLSARLGLTDNSSIKVSFNRLRQYIHMLSNTASISPTDIWKLSDANIKPQVGDQVALGYYRNFRANTVEFSVEGYYKKMKDFLDYRSGATLVMNHHVETDVINAEGEAYGVEFMLKKLSGKLNGWVSYTYARTLVRVNDPAISETINGGNYYPSNFDKPHDFTLISNYRFSQRFSTSLNFTYNTGRPITLPIAKYNDGTSDRILYSDRNQYRIPDYYRVDFAMNIEGNHKVRKLAHSSWTLAVYNLTGRKNPYSVYFRSEGGRVNGYQLSIFAHPIPTITYNFKF, encoded by the coding sequence ATGAAATATTTCTACAGAAATGTCTTCATTGTTCTGGTTTATGTTCTTTGCAGTATACAGCCCTGTGCAGGGCAGGGAGCAAGCGAGGCCACTATTAGCGGAACTTATCAAAATACTTCTTTCCTGAATTTTGTTTTAAAAGTCGAATCTGAAACTCCTTATCGCTTTTATTTCGATCCCGCAGATGTAGACAGCATTTTTGTAAATCTGCAAATACAGTCGCAACCATTACCCACCGTACTTACAGCCATTTTTAAAGATACCAACCTTAAATTTGCTTTAAGTCCCCAAAACCAAGTATTTATTACGGCAGGCACTCAAATTTATGCAGGTTTACCAGAAGGTTTCTTTGACAAAAAAACTCAGGGAGGAGATGCACAGCTGGAGGTTATAGCGGAGCAGTATCAGCCTCCTAAAAGTAAAAAAAGTGCTGCTTCAGAAGTAAAACTCTACGAGATTGGCACCAGAAAAGAGAACAGCAGTGGCAAGGCAAGTCTGGCAGGTCACTTGCGTGATGCCAGTTCCGGAGAGCCCATTATCGGAGCTTACATCTACATTCAGTCGCCGGTAATCGGCACCGTATCCGACCAATACGGCTATTATGCGTTGTCTTTACCGGTTGGGCAACACGAGCTGAGAATTAAAGCTGTCGGTTTAAAAGATACAAAACGCCACATCATGTTACAGTCTGACGGCAAACTGGATATTGAAATTGAAGAGGATGTCCGGTTACTAAAAGAAGTTGTGATTGAAGCCGAAAAAGACAGAAATGTGTCTGGTATGCAAATGGGGATGGAACGCCTTGATATCAGAACTATTAAGCAGGTGCCAACGGCTTTTGGCGAAACAGATATTTTAAGAGTAGTACTTACGCTTCCTGGTGTAAAATCTGTCGGCGAGGGTAGTACCGGTATGAACGTTAGAGGCGGCTCTACCGATCAGAACCTGATTCTTTTCAACGATGCCACCATTTATAATCCCTCACATTTATTTGGGTTTTTCTCCGCCTTTAACCCGGATGTCCTTAAGTCTGTTGAGTTATATAAAAGCGCTATACCTGCTAAATATGGAGGACGCTTATCGTCTGTGTTGGAGGTAACTTCGCGTGAGGGTAATAAAAAGAAGCTTTCCGGTGGCGGTGGTATCGGTTTGCTAACCAGCAGGCTTACCTTAGAAGGACCCATTAGAAAAGATAAGACTTCTTTCTTAATTGGCGGGAGAAGCACTTATTCAGACTGGCTGCTAAAACAGATTCCGGGCTACAAAGAAAGTTCGGCCTCCTTTTATGATATTAATGCAAACATTAGTCATGAAATGAACAGGAACAATACATTTTACCTGACAGGTTACACCAGCAGCGATAAGTTTAAGTTCAGTGCCGATACGCTTTACAAGTTTACCAACTACAATGCCAGTGCAAAGTGGAAGCACATCTTCGGGAATAAACTTTATAGTGTTGTTACCGGAAGCTATAGCCATTATGCTTATAGCGTAAACAGTTCTTCAAATCCTGTTAACGCTTTTTCTTTAGGGTTTGGTTTGGATCAGGGAGGTGTGCAAGCCGATTTTAATTATTTTCATAATAGTAAACACACAGTGGATTTCGGAGCTAGTTCAACGGTTTACGCTATTAAACCCGGTACTATGCAACCCAACAGCCCCGAATCGTTAGTTGCCCCCGATGTGCTACAAATAGAAAAAGGAGTCGAAAGCGCAGTTTACTTATCTGATAGGTTTGATATTACTCCTAAACTATCGGTATCATTAGGCCTGCGTTACTCCATATTTAATGCAGTGGGTGCAAGAGAGGTATTTAGCTATGCCCCTGGCGTACCAAGAACAGAAACTTCTATTCAGGATACTATTTCATATGGAGCTGGGGAGAATATAGCTACTTACCATGGCCCCGAGTACAGATTGTCGGCCAGATTGGGTTTAACTGATAATTCTTCCATAAAAGTTAGCTTTAACCGCTTACGGCAATACATTCACATGCTATCCAATACCGCATCCATATCTCCAACAGATATCTGGAAATTAAGCGATGCGAACATAAAGCCCCAAGTAGGAGACCAGGTGGCATTAGGTTATTATAGAAACTTCAGAGCCAATACAGTTGAATTCTCTGTGGAAGGATACTACAAAAAGATGAAGGACTTTCTGGATTATCGTAGTGGAGCAACTTTGGTAATGAATCATCATGTGGAGACAGATGTGATTAATGCCGAGGGAGAGGCTTACGGCGTAGAGTTTATGCTTAAAAAGTTGTCTGGAAAACTGAATGGCTGGGTAAGTTATACCTATGCCCGCACATTGGTACGGGTGAATGATCCGGCCATTTCTGAAACTATAAACGGCGGCAATTACTATCCTAGCAACTTCGATAAGCCTCATGACTTTACCCTGATCAGTAATTACAGGTTCAGCCAGCGGTTTAGCACTTCTTTAAATTTTACATACAATACAGGCCGACCGATTACTTTACCAATTGCCAAGTATAACGATGGCACCAGCGACAGAATTCTCTACTCTGATAGAAACCAATACCGGATTCCAGATTACTATCGCGTAGATTTTGCCATGAACATAGAAGGCAACCATAAGGTAAGAAAGCTGGCACATAGCTCCTGGACCCTGGCCGTTTATAATCTGACCGGGCGCAAGAATCCTTATTCAGTTTATTTTAGATCAGAAGGAGGAAGAGTGAATGGGTATCAGCTTTCAATCTTTGCGCATCCCATTCCTACCATTACTTATAACTTTAAGTTTTAG